The Sediminitomix flava genome window below encodes:
- a CDS encoding SulP family inorganic anion transporter: MINKSIKSNFISGFLVFLIALPLCLGIAKASGFPPIAGIYTAIIGGLVVTFLSKAPLAIKGPAAGLIAIAISAVEELGGGDHILGYKLTLAVIVVSGVLQILMGLAKFGKMGDMFPISVIRGMLAAIGVIIISKQIHVIMGVVPEAKSPWALLAEIPHSIMNLNPKVTVIGVLSLALLFGHPYIKNATLKKLPAPLLILLVAIPLGFVFNLSQTHSYSLGSFDYNIDPTKFLVVLPESFLSGITFPDFSQLLSYASIKYILMFALVGSIESVLSAKAVDALDPKGRVTNLNQDLVAVGIGNTIAGLIGGLPMISEIVRSSANINAGAKGRMSNFFHGLFLFLFVLLAAAVIKTIPNAALAAMLVFTGLKLASPQEFKKINSVGIDQLLQFLTTLIVTLATDLLVGVAAGIALKVVIELVQGVKIREMFDLQAQTSASKDGLVIKFKGVASFINYLKFKSLIDAQPKNQKIVLDFSEAFFIDHTFLNNIHNIQNKFTKEGGELVKTGFDNHHFQSQHHLSSRRLITNPYLQKTHSDLSKRSRTIQDMATANQLDFEANLSPSFIRPHLSAFSLLTRLRRAKNFVLGTREHYSFMICDIKYVNSDDFSTETSTATIALIFNIAKGGIPEFYTQGKTDLFNFITKYDFKLMDKSNKVPFNIFGKNEELVDAFFTPQITEMISDSSFNIECKRREMLIHKDWGVISEGESLEKMLTFVDQFASEVVKKRLEEATKDQK; the protein is encoded by the coding sequence ATGATTAATAAATCTATCAAATCTAACTTCATATCTGGCTTTTTAGTTTTTCTAATTGCTCTTCCACTTTGTTTAGGAATTGCAAAAGCTAGTGGATTCCCACCGATTGCCGGAATTTATACTGCAATCATAGGTGGACTTGTTGTTACCTTCTTATCGAAGGCACCTTTAGCCATCAAAGGTCCAGCAGCAGGATTAATTGCTATTGCAATCAGTGCAGTTGAAGAACTAGGAGGTGGTGACCACATCTTGGGATACAAGCTTACTTTAGCAGTTATTGTAGTATCGGGGGTACTACAAATACTTATGGGTCTTGCCAAGTTTGGAAAAATGGGAGATATGTTCCCAATATCCGTCATCAGAGGTATGTTGGCAGCTATTGGTGTCATCATCATTAGTAAACAGATCCATGTAATCATGGGAGTTGTTCCAGAAGCAAAATCTCCATGGGCTTTGTTAGCTGAAATTCCGCACAGTATTATGAACTTAAACCCAAAAGTTACAGTCATTGGTGTTTTAAGTTTAGCCTTGCTTTTTGGACATCCATATATCAAAAATGCAACATTAAAGAAGTTACCTGCACCACTTCTTATTCTTTTGGTTGCAATTCCTCTAGGGTTTGTCTTTAATCTATCGCAAACACACAGTTACAGCCTTGGATCTTTTGATTACAATATTGATCCTACTAAATTCTTGGTAGTACTACCTGAGAGTTTTCTTAGTGGTATCACTTTTCCTGATTTCTCTCAATTATTGAGCTATGCATCTATCAAATATATTTTGATGTTTGCATTGGTTGGTAGTATTGAATCAGTATTGAGTGCAAAAGCAGTAGATGCTTTAGATCCTAAAGGTAGAGTTACAAACTTGAATCAAGATTTAGTAGCTGTTGGTATCGGAAACACTATCGCAGGTCTGATTGGTGGATTACCAATGATTTCAGAAATCGTTAGAAGTTCAGCAAATATAAATGCAGGAGCAAAAGGCAGAATGAGTAACTTCTTCCACGGTCTTTTCCTTTTCCTTTTTGTATTGCTTGCCGCTGCAGTCATCAAAACTATTCCGAATGCAGCACTTGCAGCCATGCTTGTTTTCACCGGTCTTAAGTTGGCTTCACCACAAGAGTTTAAGAAGATCAACAGTGTCGGTATAGATCAGCTCTTACAATTCTTGACTACTCTTATCGTAACTTTAGCCACTGACCTTCTTGTGGGTGTAGCAGCAGGTATCGCATTAAAAGTTGTTATTGAACTTGTACAAGGCGTTAAAATCAGAGAAATGTTTGATCTTCAAGCTCAAACTTCAGCAAGTAAAGATGGTTTAGTCATCAAGTTTAAAGGAGTTGCTTCTTTCATCAACTACTTGAAATTTAAATCTTTGATTGATGCTCAGCCAAAAAATCAGAAAATTGTTCTTGATTTTAGCGAGGCCTTTTTCATCGATCATACATTCTTGAATAACATCCATAACATTCAGAATAAATTCACCAAAGAAGGTGGCGAATTGGTAAAAACAGGTTTTGATAATCACCATTTCCAATCTCAGCACCATCTTTCTTCAAGAAGACTGATTACCAATCCATATCTACAGAAAACGCATTCAGATTTGTCAAAGCGTTCACGTACAATTCAAGATATGGCCACTGCAAATCAGCTCGATTTTGAAGCTAATTTGAGCCCGTCGTTCATTCGTCCTCATTTAAGTGCATTTTCACTTTTAACAAGACTTCGCAGAGCGAAAAACTTTGTATTAGGGACAAGAGAGCATTACAGTTTTATGATCTGTGATATTAAGTACGTAAACTCAGACGATTTTTCAACTGAAACTAGTACAGCTACTATCGCATTGATCTTTAACATTGCAAAAGGTGGAATTCCTGAATTCTACACGCAGGGCAAAACTGACCTATTTAACTTCATCACTAAATATGACTTTAAATTGATGGATAAATCAAATAAAGTACCTTTCAACATATTTGGTAAAAATGAAGAATTAGTAGATGCCTTCTTTACTCCTCAAATCACGGAAATGATCTCAGACAGTTCTTTCAACATTGAGTGTAAACGCCGTGAGATGCTAATCCATAAAGACTGGGGAGTGATTTCAGAAGGGGAATCGCTAGAAAAAATGCTGACATTTGTAGATCAATTCGCTTCTGAAGTTGTTAAGAAGAGATTAGAAGAAGCGACCAAAGATCAGAAATAA
- a CDS encoding LamG-like jellyroll fold domain-containing protein yields MSNLNAQTAPTDGMVLYLPLDGDNLASIAPESIVTEGDLLGSKDNWDNANSALQFSGEGTYLSMQAAEIENLPVGASDRTISFWIKLDPTTGDGHFFSYGTNGGNAGAGKHVHMKISADSVIQYNFWNYDFKAPKSTDADFINIKDEQWHFITAMIESGQPKLYIDATSVPLTGPTGNGIDDIEEVNTDITGKKEFIIGANNVNLGNKGVVGEIDEFRMYNRLLSEDEISGLYAFEPTVTPSIEINAPSDFTFVRDENDESKITFSWTDNSDNETGFVIEEKTDTNTWTMLAEVNADVSSYIFTLENIRVTATFRVKAVVNDESRSNYSEELMVEGIEAPPVSAPSNLVYTLDENDNTLVSLNWIDNSDNETYFVIEEKKAQQAWTILDSTEANVNSFTFNVLDISVGLKYRVKAINTEVESEYSNTVELGETVSTEVNSPSALYYYRNTPSYTEATLYWTDNSDNETGFLVEQKIDGASWVETARVSENTIEHSISQLDPTASIEFRVRALLDEAYSASSNKVRLVGTESILEVYPEVPGIRNPKDTTVNNITFGMIQDQCPAEPEQGKATRISTFFDLKVRPSSGGDWLYSPTYETRPQIRDLRAQNDPAHNESGHDVYAYGWYGPNSKKPNQTLHSRHWNNFDADTEVVIRVSLKDGALSQTIKLDQLEIYPAPLAINQIDDKTVDITLPGAGEDKSTPFSRHFMVTFNRKDWEDPSRGELVYEHPLMVFVNPVKPAPASAPENEYKEFKSGRLLVIGSGIHLPNDHLRFFGEGANEIAEEVYIPGDAYVHGGFAMNNKNHPVHVWGRGIYSDELFFVHQEDDNWTERTPWATIPPAEGNPWEDQDMKGAWEASVFLKGDYANLQTFEGLSSISRRMGTVTVADGYAKVIDHKDVGYAGGLYQKPGSKTDYWGIYTHNDDDITYCHLDYEMNHSTTRILHNGPSFQFGWGVNDLLQAKGRAYNHTTLPADKRGLGIGENHGVFNSRLQSGGLIRHLGGYYENFKITGQENIVFNIGISNNDDKINDTNPNLSPRSVFSDKVFKNFTLEKKTRSKNLLETKIREGYDWESYLRFIHFDNLVIEGDHIENINDGDHFTYENGVLLHTITFFSLPQRIAEPSLSDATQGTMTFKSEFIGKSIKADESLPVSLSPLCANSDDNSASSFILEKTSDGYVALKAPNGYYVKADPRRYGYVYTEPDEIREDLNTKVISEDAKFVWVDLGNNQFALYSKAMGLYVRAESNTGPNSPLYAASDKITEAETFTITSSVEAITSAEQELNPVSLFPNPATNILKIEGIDTPRSIVLYSLEGRMVLLNENTKEINVSKLTNGCYIIRVTAQDGAVSQGKVIVGN; encoded by the coding sequence ATGAGTAATCTAAACGCACAAACAGCTCCAACTGACGGAATGGTACTTTACCTACCGCTTGATGGTGACAACCTTGCTTCTATAGCTCCAGAAAGTATAGTCACAGAAGGCGATCTTTTAGGGAGTAAAGATAATTGGGATAACGCAAATAGTGCTCTTCAATTCTCTGGAGAAGGAACATATTTATCAATGCAAGCTGCTGAGATTGAAAACCTACCTGTTGGAGCCTCAGATCGGACAATTTCATTTTGGATAAAACTAGACCCTACAACGGGCGATGGACACTTTTTCTCATATGGTACAAATGGAGGAAATGCAGGTGCGGGAAAGCATGTTCATATGAAAATTTCTGCCGATTCAGTGATTCAATACAATTTCTGGAATTATGATTTTAAAGCACCAAAATCTACTGATGCTGATTTTATAAATATCAAAGATGAACAGTGGCACTTCATCACCGCTATGATTGAAAGCGGTCAGCCAAAATTATACATTGATGCGACCTCCGTTCCACTTACGGGGCCAACCGGAAATGGTATAGATGATATCGAAGAAGTAAATACAGACATCACAGGTAAAAAAGAGTTTATCATTGGTGCTAATAATGTCAACCTAGGAAATAAGGGAGTCGTTGGTGAGATAGACGAATTTCGTATGTATAATAGATTACTTTCTGAGGATGAAATTTCTGGACTATACGCTTTCGAACCAACAGTTACACCTAGCATAGAAATAAACGCTCCATCTGATTTTACATTTGTGAGAGATGAAAATGACGAAAGTAAAATCACATTTTCATGGACAGATAATAGTGATAACGAAACAGGATTTGTAATCGAAGAAAAGACCGATACTAATACATGGACGATGCTTGCAGAAGTAAATGCAGATGTAAGCTCTTACATTTTTACACTTGAGAATATTCGAGTTACAGCAACTTTTCGTGTAAAAGCTGTGGTGAATGATGAGTCAAGGTCGAATTACTCGGAAGAACTTATGGTAGAAGGAATCGAAGCCCCTCCAGTTTCAGCACCTTCAAACCTAGTCTATACACTTGATGAAAATGATAATACATTAGTTTCACTCAATTGGATTGACAACAGTGATAACGAAACCTATTTTGTCATCGAAGAGAAAAAAGCTCAGCAAGCTTGGACTATTTTAGATAGCACTGAAGCGAATGTAAATTCATTCACTTTTAATGTTCTTGATATTAGTGTAGGACTAAAATACAGAGTAAAAGCTATAAACACTGAGGTCGAATCAGAATATTCAAATACCGTTGAGCTTGGTGAAACTGTATCTACAGAGGTCAATTCGCCTTCAGCTTTATATTATTACAGAAATACACCAAGCTACACTGAGGCTACACTTTATTGGACAGACAATAGTGATAATGAAACAGGATTTCTTGTTGAACAAAAAATTGATGGAGCATCTTGGGTAGAAACGGCAAGAGTCAGTGAAAATACCATCGAGCATTCTATAAGTCAATTAGACCCAACAGCAAGTATTGAATTTCGAGTTAGAGCTTTACTAGATGAAGCATACTCTGCATCCTCAAATAAAGTTAGGTTAGTGGGTACAGAATCTATTTTAGAAGTTTACCCTGAGGTACCAGGGATTCGAAATCCAAAAGATACTACGGTCAATAACATTACTTTTGGTATGATTCAAGATCAATGCCCTGCCGAACCTGAGCAAGGAAAAGCTACACGCATTTCTACTTTCTTTGACCTAAAAGTAAGACCTTCTTCGGGAGGCGATTGGTTGTATTCTCCTACCTATGAAACTCGTCCTCAAATTCGAGATTTGAGAGCGCAAAATGATCCTGCTCACAATGAAAGTGGCCATGACGTATATGCTTATGGTTGGTATGGTCCAAATTCTAAAAAACCAAACCAAACACTACACTCTCGTCATTGGAATAACTTTGATGCAGATACTGAAGTCGTTATACGTGTTTCACTTAAAGATGGGGCTTTAAGTCAAACGATAAAGTTAGATCAACTTGAAATTTATCCTGCACCACTCGCTATCAATCAAATAGATGACAAAACGGTAGACATTACTTTACCTGGAGCAGGAGAAGACAAATCGACGCCATTTTCTAGACACTTTATGGTTACCTTCAATCGTAAAGATTGGGAAGATCCTTCAAGGGGAGAACTTGTATACGAACATCCATTAATGGTTTTTGTCAATCCAGTAAAACCTGCCCCTGCTTCTGCACCTGAAAATGAGTATAAAGAATTTAAAAGTGGTCGATTATTAGTCATTGGTTCAGGGATTCACCTGCCAAATGATCATTTGAGATTCTTTGGGGAAGGTGCAAACGAAATTGCTGAAGAAGTTTACATCCCGGGTGATGCCTATGTACATGGTGGTTTTGCTATGAACAATAAAAACCATCCTGTCCATGTTTGGGGGCGAGGTATTTATAGTGACGAACTGTTCTTTGTTCATCAAGAAGATGATAATTGGACTGAAAGAACGCCTTGGGCAACAATTCCTCCAGCAGAAGGAAACCCTTGGGAAGATCAAGATATGAAAGGTGCTTGGGAAGCAAGCGTATTTTTGAAAGGCGACTATGCAAACCTACAAACATTTGAAGGTTTGTCTTCAATCAGTAGACGAATGGGAACTGTAACCGTAGCAGATGGTTATGCTAAAGTGATTGATCACAAGGATGTTGGATATGCAGGAGGACTTTATCAAAAACCTGGTTCAAAAACAGACTATTGGGGTATTTACACACATAATGATGACGATATCACCTACTGTCATTTAGATTACGAAATGAACCATAGTACTACTCGTATTTTACACAATGGTCCTAGTTTCCAATTCGGTTGGGGTGTCAATGATCTTTTACAAGCAAAAGGAAGAGCTTATAACCACACGACTCTTCCTGCTGATAAAAGAGGTTTAGGTATTGGTGAAAATCATGGCGTATTCAATAGCCGATTGCAATCAGGGGGACTTATACGTCACTTAGGAGGTTACTATGAGAACTTCAAAATCACAGGACAAGAAAATATTGTATTCAATATTGGAATCTCGAACAATGACGATAAGATTAATGATACAAATCCGAACTTGAGTCCTCGATCTGTATTTAGTGATAAAGTATTCAAAAACTTTACTTTGGAGAAGAAAACAAGAAGTAAAAACCTTCTTGAAACTAAAATCAGAGAAGGCTATGATTGGGAAAGTTACTTGAGATTCATCCACTTCGACAACCTTGTAATTGAAGGGGATCATATCGAAAATATCAACGATGGTGATCACTTTACTTATGAAAATGGGGTGTTATTACACACAATCACTTTCTTTAGTCTTCCCCAAAGAATAGCAGAACCTAGTTTGAGTGACGCTACACAAGGTACCATGACTTTCAAGTCTGAATTTATAGGTAAATCGATCAAAGCTGATGAGTCCCTTCCCGTAAGTTTATCCCCATTGTGTGCCAATTCCGATGATAATTCAGCAAGTAGCTTTATCCTTGAAAAAACATCTGATGGATATGTAGCACTAAAAGCACCTAACGGTTATTATGTTAAAGCAGACCCTAGACGTTATGGATATGTTTATACTGAGCCAGACGAAATACGAGAAGATTTAAATACAAAGGTGATTTCAGAAGATGCAAAATTCGTATGGGTCGATCTAGGAAATAATCAATTTGCACTTTACTCGAAAGCTATGGGATTGTATGTGAGAGCTGAAAGTAATACAGGACCAAACAGTCCATTATATGCTGCTAGTGATAAAATTACAGAAGCAGAAACTTTCACTATTACGAGTTCAGTAGAAGCGATTACAAGTGCTGAACAAGAGCTAAATCCTGTATCTCTTTTCCCTAACCCTGCCACGAATATTTTAAAAATTGAAGGTATTGATACTCCAAGAAGCATTGTCCTTTACTCCTTGGAAGGCCGAATGGTTCTATTGAATGAAAATACCAAAGAAATCAATGTTAGTAAACTAACCAATGGATGTTATATCATTCGAGTAACTGCTCAAGATGGAGCTGTATCTCAAGGAAAAGTGATTGTAGGAAATTAA